From one Lycium ferocissimum isolate CSIRO_LF1 chromosome 5, AGI_CSIRO_Lferr_CH_V1, whole genome shotgun sequence genomic stretch:
- the LOC132057141 gene encoding transcription factor AS1-like, whose translation MVLNILSGKLWKIWDDGHWCLHLEIREGQRWRAEEDTLLRAYVRHYGPKEWHTSLNYLKPGIRKGSLTEEEQRLVIQLQAKHGNKWKNIAAEVPGRPAKQLGKYSKEKQQREQKENNKVVDPLDEGKYHHILESTFRRL comes from the exons ATGGTGCTAAATATTCTTTCAGGTAAATTATGGAAGA TTTGGGACGATGGACACTGGTGTTTACACCTGGAAATAAGGGAGGGGCAACGGTGGCGAGCTGAAGAGGATACTTTGTTGCGTGCATATGTGAGACATTATGGACCAAAAGAATGGCACACATCTCTCAACTACCTCAAACCAGGGATTAGAAAAGGATCACTCACTGAAGAGGAACAACGTCTTGTTATCCAGCTACAAGCCAAACACGGTAACAAATGGAAGAATATAGCAGCTGAAGTACCAGGTAGACCTGCTAAACAATTAGGAAAGTATTCGAAAGAGAAGCAACAGAGAGAGCAGAAAGAAAACAATAAGGTTGTTGATCCATTAGACGAGGGAAAATACCATCACATTCTGGAGAGTACCTTTCGAAGATTATGA